One stretch of Glycine soja cultivar W05 chromosome 7, ASM419377v2, whole genome shotgun sequence DNA includes these proteins:
- the LOC114417897 gene encoding proline-rich receptor-like protein kinase PERK15 → MSAPAEAPSFTASPPSETTPSPNSTALSPPPPSTINATVSPPPPEAASPPTSTVNSGLSTGTVSGIVIGAVLGSVGMLIIGGIFFCFYRNWKRKKNHSQPPQPKADIAGGTLQNWQDSVPPTTDGKVGFSPKPPPGGLVNQQQSSAALLTLVVNSSNTSSSLGSEKAKSYISPSPGTSLALSQSTFTYDELSMATDGFSRSNLLGQGGFGYVHKGVLPNGKIVAVKQLKSESRQGEREFHAEVDVISRVHHRHLVSLVGYCVSDSQKMLVYEYVENDTLEFHLHGKDRLPMDWSTRMKIAIGSAKGLAYLHEDCNPKIIHRDIKASNILLDESFEAKVADFGLAKFSSDTDTHVSTRVMGTFGYMAPEYAASGKLTEKSDVFSFGVVLLELITGRKPVDKTQTFIDDSMVEWARPLLSQALENGNLNGLVDPRLQTNYNLDEMIRMTTCAATCVRYSARLRPRMSQVVRALEGNISLEDLNDGIAPGHSRVFGSFESSSYDSVQYREDLKNFKKLALESQEQGISEYSGPSSEYGRHPSVSTSSDQQNTQEMEMGNKKGSNHDSGIQVLD, encoded by the exons ATGTCGGCGCCGGCGGAGGCTCCTTCCTTCACTGCCTCTCCTCCGTCAGAGACTACTCCCTCACCTAACTCCACTGCCCTCTCTCCTCCGCCTCCCTCCACCATCAATGCCACCGTTTCTCCTCCGCCGCCGGAGGCGGCCTCCCCTCCGACCAGTACCGTTAACAGCGGGTTGTCGACGGGTACAGTGAGCGGAATAGTTATAGGGGCCGTGTTAGGTTCGGTGGGTATGCTTATCATTGGGGGCATTTTCTTCTGCTTCTATAGGAattggaaaaggaagaagaaccaCTCGCAGCCGCCACAACCAAAAG CTGACATAGCTGGTGGCACACTTCAGAATTGGCAGGACAGTGTTCCTCCAACAACAGATGGTAAAGTGGGCTTCTCACCCAAGCCTCCTCCTGGGGGTTTAGTGAATCAGCAACAGTCATCCGCTGCTCTCCTCACACTTGTTGTCAATTCTTCGAACACCAGCAGCAGTTTGGGGTCCGAGAAGGCGAAGTCATACATTTCTCCATCTCCTGGCACTTCCTTGGCACTATCTCAAAGCACTTTTACGTATGACGAATTATCTATGGCGACAGATGGATTCTCCAGATCAAATCTTCTTGGTCAAGGTGGTTTTGGCTATGTCCATAAAGGAGTTCTCCCAAATGGGAAAATTGTCGCAGTCAAGCAGTTGAAATCTGAGAGTAGACAAGGGGAGCGTGAGTTCCATGCAGAAGTTGATGTCATTAGCCGTGTGCATCACAGACACCTTGTTTCCCTAGTTGGATACTGCGTCTCAGACAGCCAAAAGATGCTTGTCTACGAGTATGTGGAAAATGATACACTAGAATTTCACTTGCATG GAAAGGACAGACTACCTATGGATTGGTCAACAAGGATGAAGATTGCTATAGGATCTGCAAAAGGATTGGCATATTTGCATGAAGACT GTAATCCCAAAATCATACACCGAGACATCAAGGCATCTAACATTCTTCTTGATGAAAGTTTTGAGGCTAAG GTCGCAGATTTTggacttgcaaaattttcatcagACACAGACACCCATGTTTCTACCCGAGTGATGGGAACTTTTGG ATACATGGCTCCAGAATATGCTGCTAGTGGGAAACTCACTGAAAAGTCAGATGTTTTCTCCTTTGGTGTTGTGCTTTTGGAGTTGATTACTGGACGAAAACCTGTTGATAAAACTCAAACCTTCATAGATGACAGCATGGTTGAATGG GCGAGGCCTTTACTATCCCAAGCTTTGGAAAATGGCAACTTAAATGGACTTGTCGATCCAAGGTTGCAGACAAATTACAATCTTGACGAGATGATCCGAATGACTACTTGTGCTGCAACTTGTGTGCGCTATTCAGCCAGGCTCCGGCCTCGAATGAGCCAG GTTGTTCGAGCTCTGGAAGGAAATATTTCTCTAGAAGATCTAAATGATGGGATTGCACCTGGACACAGCAGAGTTTTTGGTTCCTTTGAGAGTTCTAGTTATGACAGTGTCCAATACAGAGAAGACCTAAAGAACTTTAAGAAGCTGGCACTGGAAAGCCAAGAGCAAGGCATTAGTGAGTACAGTGGTCCCAGCAGCGAGTATGGCCGACATCCATCTGTCTCAACTAGTTCGGACCAGCAAAATACGCAGGAAATGGAAATGGGGAACAAGAAGGGTAGCAACCATGATTCTGGGATACAAGTTCTTGATTGA